The following coding sequences lie in one Paenibacillus durus ATCC 35681 genomic window:
- the metA gene encoding homoserine O-acetyltransferase MetA: protein MPIKIPDSLPAKEILSGENIFVMDESQAFHQDIRPLRIAILNLMPTKETTETQLLRLVGNSPLQVDVTLLHPSSHTSKNTSAEHLESFYKTFNEIKHRRFDGLIVTGAPVEQMDFEDVNYWEELKEIFEWSKDNVTSTLHICWAAQAGLHYHYGVRKVGLSEKCFGVFPHWTTAPNTKLLRGFDELFYVPHSRHTDISREDVLNTPDLQILAESEEAGVYIVATHDGRQIFVTGHSEYDPFSLKGEYDRDIAKGMNIALPKHYFPNDDPERTPPAVWRAHANLLFSNWLNYYVYQETPYDIGPVI, encoded by the coding sequence ATGCCGATCAAGATTCCCGACAGTCTACCCGCTAAGGAGATCCTATCCGGGGAAAATATTTTCGTTATGGATGAAAGCCAGGCCTTTCACCAGGATATCCGTCCTCTGCGGATCGCCATCTTAAACCTAATGCCCACTAAAGAAACTACCGAAACGCAGCTGCTGCGTCTGGTCGGCAACTCGCCTCTGCAGGTGGATGTCACGCTGCTTCATCCAAGCTCCCATACCTCGAAAAACACATCGGCGGAGCACTTGGAGAGCTTCTATAAGACGTTTAACGAGATTAAGCACCGCCGTTTTGACGGTCTGATCGTGACGGGCGCCCCTGTGGAGCAGATGGATTTTGAGGATGTGAACTACTGGGAAGAGCTGAAAGAGATTTTCGAATGGAGCAAGGACAACGTGACTTCGACGTTGCATATTTGTTGGGCGGCTCAGGCGGGACTTCACTATCATTATGGCGTCCGTAAGGTCGGTCTGTCTGAGAAATGCTTCGGCGTGTTCCCGCACTGGACCACTGCACCGAATACCAAGCTGCTGCGCGGCTTCGACGAGCTGTTCTATGTGCCCCATTCCCGGCATACGGACATCTCACGCGAGGATGTGTTGAATACGCCGGATTTGCAGATATTGGCGGAGTCGGAGGAGGCCGGCGTTTATATCGTCGCTACCCATGACGGCCGGCAGATTTTTGTGACCGGGCACTCCGAGTACGATCCGTTCTCCCTGAAAGGGGAGTACGATCGCGATATCGCGAAGGGGATGAATATAGCGCTGCCGAAGCATTATTTCCCGAACGATGATCCGGAGCGTACGCCGCCCGCCGTATGGCGCGCCCACGCGAACCTGTTGTTCTCCAACTGGCTTAACTATTACGTCTACCAGGAAACGCCATACGATATCGGGCCTGTAATATGA
- a CDS encoding cob(I)yrinic acid a,c-diamide adenosyltransferase: MAIYTRTGDRGETSVIGGRVFKDDLRIEAYGTIDELNGFVGQARSMMDDERFADVREQLLEIQHELFDCGSDLAYVKQDEGKYKVTGEMAERLERWIDSLQAENPPIERFILPGGSGLASVLHICRTVCRRAERRTVTLGRSTDINWETVAYLNRLSDYFFALARTANTRLGVADVEYIRGAKVFRD, from the coding sequence GTGGCGATTTATACGCGAACGGGCGACCGGGGTGAGACCTCGGTCATCGGCGGGCGGGTCTTCAAGGATGATCTCCGGATCGAAGCTTACGGAACGATTGATGAGCTGAACGGCTTTGTCGGGCAGGCGCGCAGCATGATGGATGACGAACGATTTGCCGATGTGCGGGAGCAGCTGCTGGAGATTCAGCATGAGCTGTTCGATTGCGGCTCCGATCTGGCTTATGTAAAGCAGGACGAAGGAAAATACAAGGTAACAGGCGAAATGGCGGAGCGGCTGGAGCGGTGGATCGATTCTTTGCAGGCGGAGAATCCGCCGATTGAGCGGTTTATTTTGCCGGGCGGCAGCGGTCTTGCCTCTGTATTGCATATCTGCCGGACCGTGTGTCGCCGCGCTGAGCGCCGGACCGTCACGCTTGGACGCAGCACGGATATCAACTGGGAGACGGTGGCTTACTTGAACAGGCTTTCGGATTATTTCTTCGCACTGGCACGCACGGCCAATACGCGGCTTGGGGTAGCCGATGTGGAATATATCCGCGGCGCCAAGGTGTTCAGGGACTGA
- a CDS encoding HRDC domain-containing protein codes for MQIVFMNRLSKNSGESPGDFAQLWIGEEEGVWHLGWRDFGENPESADSTWYEGSSWNEMLGVYRHELAVKMGEGYRPLIDGVFHEEAAMTGRNQEQMKLQYYSEQYGNEAVYEELCAWRRKRASLEHKAPYLLASNRLLRLLSAYLPQSLEELLQIPGVGEAKAEQYGPEILAVTSAAPRSHFFPLSWVGKEIEEESFTSWLYKQKEIKYKKQLGRLRLRRQLLEGIADGCGLEELTARSQYSRREILEAVEELEKDGYTVDPLIQRELMEMPLAEQEAVWNAYRELGDLFLKPVLHKVYGEDAAPEGGLEMYYERLRLIRIRFRRENAGAAVAVENS; via the coding sequence ATGCAAATTGTATTCATGAACCGATTGTCCAAAAATTCCGGCGAGTCCCCGGGGGATTTCGCCCAGCTGTGGATCGGCGAGGAGGAGGGCGTGTGGCACCTGGGCTGGCGCGATTTTGGCGAAAATCCGGAATCTGCCGATTCTACATGGTATGAAGGAAGCTCATGGAATGAGATGCTGGGGGTATATAGGCATGAGCTGGCGGTCAAAATGGGAGAAGGCTACCGCCCGCTGATTGATGGCGTCTTTCATGAAGAGGCGGCTATGACCGGACGAAATCAGGAGCAGATGAAGCTTCAATATTACAGCGAGCAGTACGGGAACGAGGCGGTATATGAAGAGCTGTGCGCATGGAGGCGGAAAAGAGCCTCTTTGGAGCATAAAGCGCCATATCTGCTTGCGAGCAACCGGCTGCTGCGACTCTTGAGCGCCTATCTGCCGCAGTCGTTGGAAGAACTGCTGCAAATTCCAGGCGTGGGGGAAGCCAAGGCTGAACAGTACGGTCCGGAAATATTGGCCGTTACTTCCGCTGCCCCGCGCAGCCATTTCTTCCCGCTAAGCTGGGTTGGCAAGGAGATCGAAGAGGAATCATTCACCTCCTGGCTGTATAAGCAGAAGGAGATCAAATATAAGAAGCAACTGGGCCGCCTTCGTCTGCGGCGGCAGCTTCTAGAGGGGATCGCGGACGGCTGTGGACTGGAGGAGCTTACAGCGCGCAGCCAATACTCCCGCAGGGAGATCCTGGAGGCTGTGGAGGAACTGGAGAAGGACGGCTATACTGTCGATCCGCTGATTCAGCGGGAGCTCATGGAAATGCCGCTCGCCGAGCAGGAAGCGGTCTGGAACGCTTACAGGGAGCTTGGAGACTTATTTCTGAAGCCGGTGCTGCACAAAGTATACGGAGAAGATGCCGCGCCCGAAGGCGGTCTGGAAATGTATTACGAACGGCTGAGGCTGATCCGGATTCGCTTCCGGAGAGAGAATGCGGGAGCGGCCGTAGCAGTAGAGAATTCGTAG
- a CDS encoding aspartyl-phosphate phosphatase Spo0E family protein gives MMVLCTDYYMWFGAKRFPESGKASARDDAVSCSLSLEEEIHILRKRMEQLFMQEKSLTSDNVVEISSKLDLKINEYMKRHSRNK, from the coding sequence ATGATGGTGCTTTGTACCGATTACTATATGTGGTTTGGCGCGAAGCGTTTCCCGGAAAGCGGAAAAGCTTCCGCCAGAGATGATGCTGTCTCGTGCAGCCTCTCCCTCGAAGAGGAGATCCACATACTCCGGAAACGAATGGAGCAGTTGTTTATGCAGGAGAAGTCACTTACCTCGGATAATGTAGTGGAGATCAGCAGCAAGCTGGATTTGAAGATTAACGAATATATGAAGAGACATTCCCGCAATAAATAA
- a CDS encoding RluA family pseudouridine synthase, translated as MTTYYPPIAYTVPAEEEGMLLKTILQKRMDVSRKLLSRLKLTERGITLNGERVYISVHVRAGDLVEIRMETETSEDILPQPIPFDILYEDEHLLVVNKPAGMIVHPTHGHYTGTLANGVVHYWAHKKERYRFRPVHRLDQETSGVLAIAKNPYSHQHISEQMLNGAVDKRYIALVHGVPVPERGDIDGPIDRDPLEPHRRIVTPDGYPSLTRYEVKERYPSASKVELKLLTGRTHQIRVHMTSIGSPLIGDRMYRHPVYDAAGPAAAAELEAVSALDAAIGRQALHAARLIFAHPIHRREMTFEAPLPPDMEELEARLRKPQETKQIPNNQT; from the coding sequence ATGACAACGTACTATCCGCCCATCGCCTACACGGTTCCTGCTGAAGAAGAGGGCATGCTGCTCAAAACCATTCTGCAAAAGCGGATGGACGTGTCGCGCAAGCTGCTGTCCCGCCTTAAACTGACCGAGCGTGGAATTACCCTGAACGGAGAAAGAGTCTATATCAGCGTGCATGTCCGCGCCGGCGATCTCGTCGAGATTCGGATGGAGACGGAGACCTCGGAGGATATTTTGCCGCAGCCGATTCCGTTCGATATCCTTTATGAAGACGAGCATCTGCTCGTGGTCAATAAGCCGGCAGGGATGATCGTTCATCCCACCCATGGCCACTATACCGGGACGCTGGCTAACGGAGTCGTACATTATTGGGCGCACAAAAAAGAGCGCTACCGCTTCCGGCCCGTCCACCGGTTGGACCAGGAAACGTCCGGCGTGCTCGCAATCGCGAAAAATCCGTACAGCCATCAGCATATTTCAGAGCAGATGCTAAACGGCGCCGTGGACAAGCGTTATATCGCGCTCGTTCACGGCGTGCCCGTGCCGGAGCGCGGAGACATCGACGGCCCGATCGACCGCGATCCGCTTGAGCCGCATCGGCGGATCGTAACGCCGGACGGTTATCCGTCGCTGACCCGGTACGAGGTGAAGGAGCGGTATCCTTCCGCTTCAAAGGTCGAGCTGAAGCTGCTTACCGGCCGCACGCATCAGATCCGCGTGCATATGACGTCCATTGGCTCGCCGTTGATCGGGGACCGGATGTATCGGCATCCGGTATACGATGCGGCAGGGCCCGCCGCGGCAGCGGAGCTTGAGGCCGTATCGGCGCTGGACGCCGCGATCGGCCGCCAGGCGCTGCACGCGGCGCGGTTGATCTTCGCTCATCCGATCCATCGCCGCGAGATGACATTTGAGGCGCCGCTTCCTCCGGATATGGAAGAACTGGAAGCGCGGCTCAGGAAGCCGCAAGAGACGAAGCAAATCCCCAATAATCAGACTTGA
- a CDS encoding transcriptional regulator, translating to MSVKEQVLETIKSAGKPVSAGEVEKLSGLDRKEIDKAFNELKKENAIVSPVRCKWEAAE from the coding sequence ATGAGCGTGAAGGAACAGGTGTTGGAAACGATTAAATCCGCCGGCAAACCCGTTAGCGCGGGGGAAGTGGAGAAACTCTCCGGACTGGACCGCAAGGAGATCGACAAGGCCTTTAACGAGCTTAAAAAAGAAAACGCGATCGTTTCCCCGGTCCGCTGCAAATGGGAAGCCGCTGAATAG
- a CDS encoding ROK family protein — protein MKLLGAIEAGGTKFVCGIGHEDGSIIDRVSFPTTHPEETMAQVFQYFEGKNVEAIGIGSFGPIDPVLGSPTYGYVTTTPKPFWSQYNLVGAVREKIDVPIGFDTDVNGAALGEYKWGAAQGLDSCLYITVGTGIGAGAVVGGTLIHGLSHPEMGHIYVRRHEQDTFAGTCPFHGDCLEGLAAGPAIGSRWGRPAVELAPDHLAWEIEAHYLAHALMSYVLILSPQKIVMGGGVMKQSHLFPMIRTKLQELLKGYVQHASLAADIDSYIVSPQLGDNAGLAGSIALASMALNRE, from the coding sequence GTGAAATTATTGGGTGCGATTGAAGCGGGAGGAACGAAGTTTGTATGTGGAATCGGGCATGAGGACGGAAGCATTATCGACCGAGTGAGCTTTCCTACGACCCATCCGGAAGAGACGATGGCGCAAGTATTCCAATATTTTGAAGGTAAAAATGTCGAAGCGATCGGCATTGGCTCGTTCGGGCCGATTGATCCGGTGCTTGGAAGTCCGACATACGGTTATGTTACGACCACGCCGAAGCCTTTTTGGAGCCAATATAATCTGGTAGGTGCGGTCCGTGAAAAAATAGATGTGCCGATCGGCTTTGATACCGATGTCAACGGCGCGGCTCTTGGCGAGTATAAATGGGGCGCGGCGCAGGGCTTGGACAGCTGTCTGTACATAACCGTGGGAACGGGAATCGGAGCCGGAGCCGTTGTGGGCGGCACGCTGATTCATGGTCTGTCCCATCCGGAAATGGGGCATATCTATGTCCGCCGCCATGAGCAGGATACCTTCGCGGGAACCTGTCCTTTTCACGGAGATTGCTTAGAAGGACTCGCCGCAGGTCCTGCCATCGGAAGCCGGTGGGGCCGTCCGGCGGTTGAGCTTGCACCGGATCATCTGGCATGGGAGATAGAGGCTCATTATCTAGCTCATGCTCTGATGAGCTATGTTCTGATTCTGTCTCCACAGAAAATTGTCATGGGCGGCGGCGTCATGAAGCAGAGCCATCTCTTCCCGATGATTCGCACGAAGCTGCAGGAGCTGCTTAAGGGCTACGTGCAGCATGCTTCATTGGCTGCTGATATCGACAGCTATATTGTCTCTCCGCAGCTTGGCGATAATGCCGGGCTGGCCGGCTCGATCGCTTTGGCAAGCATGGCCCTTAACAGGGAGTAA
- a CDS encoding SDR family oxidoreductase — translation MNPQIPYFGSEVQCKQVPLTFPPQHQYRQPGLEFLMVPRPIYDNPNYVGSGKLQGKAALISGGDSGIGRAVAVAFAKEGADVAIAYLCEHQDAVETREAVQRLDRRCLLIPGDLRRKESCQRAVSLTLECYGRLDILVNNLGVQFVRENYLDITEEQLRMTFDTNIISFFHMTTAALPHMPTGSSIVNTASVNAYIGRKNLIDYSSTKGAIVSFTRALANNLADKGIRVNAVAPGPFWTPLNVATQPPEAVKTLGADTPMKRAGQPYELAPVYVLLASDDGSYITGQTIHVNGGMMTTS, via the coding sequence ATGAATCCGCAAATTCCATATTTCGGGTCAGAGGTGCAGTGTAAGCAGGTTCCCCTGACGTTCCCGCCGCAGCATCAATACAGGCAGCCAGGACTCGAATTTTTGATGGTGCCAAGGCCCATTTACGATAATCCGAACTACGTAGGCAGCGGCAAGCTCCAGGGCAAAGCGGCGCTGATCAGCGGAGGAGACAGCGGCATCGGCCGTGCGGTCGCGGTAGCCTTCGCCAAAGAGGGCGCTGATGTGGCCATCGCTTATCTCTGCGAGCATCAGGATGCCGTGGAGACAAGAGAAGCTGTACAAAGGCTGGACCGCCGCTGTCTGCTGATTCCCGGGGATTTAAGGCGGAAGGAATCCTGCCAAAGAGCCGTTAGTCTGACGCTCGAATGCTATGGGCGGCTTGATATTCTGGTGAACAATTTAGGCGTCCAGTTTGTCCGGGAAAATTATTTGGATATTACAGAAGAGCAGCTTCGCATGACGTTCGATACGAATATCATCTCTTTTTTTCATATGACAACGGCTGCTCTCCCGCATATGCCCACAGGAAGCAGCATTGTGAATACTGCCTCGGTCAACGCCTATATCGGCAGAAAAAATCTGATCGACTATTCCTCCACCAAAGGCGCCATCGTCAGCTTCACCCGCGCCCTTGCCAATAATTTGGCGGATAAGGGCATCCGGGTCAACGCCGTTGCTCCCGGTCCGTTCTGGACGCCGCTCAATGTGGCGACACAGCCGCCGGAGGCCGTCAAAACGCTCGGAGCCGATACGCCGATGAAGCGCGCAGGCCAGCCCTACGAGCTGGCTCCGGTCTATGTTCTGCTCGCTTCGGACGACGGCTCCTACATTACAGGCCAGACGATCCACGTCAACGGCGGAATGATGACGACGAGCTGA
- the corA gene encoding magnesium/cobalt transporter CorA — protein MKIRLVNAGIFTPVDDIKLTLNPPTEGFYWIDADVEDLELLQPLFNLHDLAVEDCLSDEEQRPKIEIYESHYFIVVNSIRFDDEEIFLRALNIFLGRHFIITVTKQKINELRVLKPMLWEQEVGAPDRFLYLLIDLVVDNYFAVGDRIEVRIEKLEEDILMHTKKSHLSEIIGLRSEILWLKKMLGPQKEVVNTLNKKDLRLIDDQLQKYFSDIYENAVKISETFETYRDLMGNLREAYQSSIANRANEIMRVFTAITTIFMPLTVITGIYGMNFDNIPELHTKYGYYGVIGAMVTLGCSMLYLFRKKDWL, from the coding sequence ATGAAGATCCGGCTGGTTAATGCAGGCATTTTTACCCCTGTGGATGATATTAAACTGACCCTTAACCCTCCGACAGAAGGGTTCTATTGGATTGACGCCGACGTGGAGGATTTGGAGCTGCTGCAGCCTCTGTTCAATCTGCACGATCTGGCTGTGGAAGACTGCCTCAGCGATGAGGAACAGCGTCCCAAAATCGAAATTTACGAGAGCCATTATTTTATTGTGGTAAACAGCATCCGTTTTGACGACGAGGAAATTTTCCTGCGCGCCCTTAATATTTTTCTTGGGCGGCACTTTATCATTACCGTCACGAAGCAGAAGATTAACGAATTGCGCGTACTGAAGCCCATGTTGTGGGAGCAGGAGGTCGGCGCGCCCGACCGGTTCCTCTATCTGCTGATCGACCTTGTTGTGGACAATTATTTCGCCGTCGGCGACCGGATCGAGGTGCGGATCGAAAAGCTGGAAGAGGATATTCTAATGCATACCAAGAAATCGCACTTAAGTGAAATTATCGGTCTGCGAAGCGAAATTCTGTGGCTGAAGAAAATGCTCGGTCCGCAGAAGGAAGTCGTTAACACTCTCAACAAAAAAGATTTACGGCTGATCGACGACCAGCTGCAGAAATATTTCAGCGACATCTACGAGAACGCGGTCAAAATCTCCGAGACATTCGAGACATACCGCGACCTGATGGGCAACTTGCGAGAAGCTTATCAATCCAGTATCGCGAACCGCGCCAATGAAATCATGCGGGTGTTTACGGCGATTACGACCATATTCATGCCGCTGACCGTGATTACCGGCATATACGGGATGAACTTTGATAATATTCCTGAACTTCACACGAAATACGGCTACTACGGCGTCATTGGCGCCATGGTGACGCTAGGCTGCAGCATGCTGTATCTATTCCGTAAAAAAGATTGGCTATGA
- the mqnC gene encoding cyclic dehypoxanthinyl futalosine synthase, translating to MGAIDQILNKALQGERLGVEDTVRLFESNEIEKMGAAADIIMKRWHPEPVTTFVIGRNINYTNVCDVYCRFCAFYRRPGSEEGYVLPDETIFEKIRETIAVDGTEILMQGGTNPDLPFSYYTNLLRNIKERFPGITMHSFSPAEIMKMKEISGLTLEETLRQIHAAGLDSLPGGGAEILDNRTRKRISRLKGPWRDWMEVMQTAHRIGMNTTATMVIGLGESMEERALHLLRIREAQDECIAKNYNSEGFLAFISWTFQPDNTNLKLERQSPEEYLKTVAISRLVLDNIENFQSSWVTMGPEVGKLSLQYGCNDFGSTMIEENVVSSAGATYKVNIESILQIIREAGKIPAQRNTQYDILKVFNDASSGVRRDFVMQN from the coding sequence ATGGGCGCGATCGATCAAATTTTGAATAAAGCGCTGCAGGGCGAACGCCTTGGAGTTGAAGATACGGTCAGACTGTTTGAGAGCAACGAGATTGAGAAAATGGGCGCTGCGGCGGATATCATAATGAAAAGATGGCATCCCGAGCCGGTGACGACGTTCGTTATCGGCCGCAATATAAACTATACGAATGTATGTGATGTGTACTGCCGATTCTGCGCTTTTTACCGCAGACCTGGCTCAGAGGAAGGCTACGTCCTGCCGGATGAGACGATTTTTGAAAAAATCAGAGAGACCATCGCCGTGGACGGAACGGAGATCCTGATGCAAGGAGGCACGAATCCCGATCTTCCTTTCAGTTATTATACGAATCTGCTGCGCAACATCAAGGAGCGATTCCCCGGCATCACGATGCATTCCTTCTCCCCGGCGGAGATTATGAAAATGAAGGAGATTTCCGGCCTGACGCTGGAAGAGACGCTGCGCCAGATTCATGCGGCGGGTCTGGATTCACTTCCCGGAGGCGGAGCGGAAATCCTGGATAACCGGACACGGAAAAGAATCAGCCGGCTCAAGGGCCCGTGGCGCGACTGGATGGAGGTTATGCAGACGGCGCACCGAATCGGCATGAATACGACGGCAACGATGGTGATCGGACTCGGGGAGAGCATGGAGGAGCGGGCACTGCATCTTCTGCGCATCCGTGAAGCCCAGGACGAATGCATTGCGAAGAACTACAATTCGGAGGGCTTCCTGGCCTTTATCTCTTGGACATTCCAGCCGGATAATACGAATCTGAAGCTGGAGCGTCAGAGTCCGGAAGAATACCTGAAGACGGTGGCAATCAGCCGGCTTGTGCTCGACAATATCGAGAACTTCCAATCCTCTTGGGTAACGATGGGGCCAGAGGTTGGCAAGCTGTCGCTGCAATACGGCTGCAACGATTTCGGCAGCACAATGATTGAGGAGAACGTTGTTTCCTCGGCGGGCGCGACGTACAAGGTTAACATCGAGTCGATTTTGCAAATCATCCGTGAGGCTGGCAAAATCCCGGCGCAGCGCAACACGCAGTACGATATTCTGAAAGTATTCAACGACGCTTCCTCGGGAGTGCGGCGCGATTTTGTGATGCAGAATTAA
- a CDS encoding aminotransferase class I/II-fold pyridoxal phosphate-dependent enzyme — translation MNDKLRIESRLAQIGSQEDPATGAVNYPIYQSTAFRHPRLGQSTGFDYIRTKNPTRSVLEQAAAELESGDAGFACSSGMAALQTIFTLFGQGDHLIVSLDLYGGTYRMLERIMSKFGVFASYVDTNDFDALESARRDNTKAVFIETPTNPLMMITDIEAVCTWARRHGMLTIVDNTLLTPYFQRPLELGADIVIHSATKYLGGHNDVLAGLIVTKGKELSEEMAILHNSIGAVLSPSDSYQLMKGMKTLALRMERHESNSLAIARFLKEHPAIAEVFHPGLQGHPGFDIQQRQSSGNTGIFSFKVKDARYVEPILRHIKLIAFAESLGGVESLMTYPTIQTHADIPAEIRDAVGVDDRLLRFSVGIEHVDDLIADLRQALEAARTELEADSAQAGQSVH, via the coding sequence ATGAACGACAAACTTAGAATTGAAAGCAGACTGGCCCAAATCGGCTCACAGGAAGACCCGGCGACGGGCGCAGTGAATTATCCGATATACCAATCCACCGCATTCCGGCATCCAAGGCTTGGACAAAGCACAGGCTTCGACTACATCCGGACCAAGAATCCGACACGCTCTGTGCTGGAACAAGCGGCTGCTGAACTGGAGTCCGGCGACGCCGGATTCGCGTGCAGCTCCGGCATGGCCGCTCTGCAAACCATTTTCACCTTATTCGGGCAAGGCGACCACCTGATCGTCTCGCTGGATTTGTACGGGGGCACGTACCGGATGCTGGAACGGATTATGTCCAAATTCGGCGTCTTCGCTTCCTATGTGGACACGAATGATTTTGACGCGCTGGAATCGGCCCGCCGGGATAACACGAAAGCGGTCTTCATCGAGACGCCGACCAACCCGCTGATGATGATTACTGATATCGAGGCGGTGTGTACCTGGGCCCGCCGCCACGGAATGCTGACCATCGTGGACAACACGCTGTTGACGCCATATTTCCAGCGGCCGCTTGAGCTGGGCGCGGATATTGTCATCCACAGCGCGACCAAATATTTGGGCGGGCATAACGACGTGCTGGCTGGGCTGATTGTAACAAAGGGCAAAGAGCTGTCGGAGGAGATGGCGATCCTGCATAACTCAATCGGCGCCGTTCTCAGCCCGAGCGACAGCTACCAGCTAATGAAAGGCATGAAGACGCTGGCGCTTCGCATGGAGCGGCATGAGAGCAACTCCCTGGCTATCGCTCGTTTTCTAAAAGAACATCCGGCGATTGCGGAAGTGTTCCATCCGGGTCTTCAAGGGCATCCGGGGTTTGATATTCAACAGCGCCAGTCGAGTGGCAACACCGGCATTTTCTCCTTCAAAGTCAAGGACGCCAGATATGTGGAGCCTATTTTACGCCATATCAAGCTGATTGCGTTCGCCGAAAGTCTCGGCGGAGTCGAGTCGCTGATGACTTACCCCACAATTCAGACACATGCCGATATTCCCGCTGAAATCCGCGATGCGGTGGGCGTGGATGACCGGCTGCTGCGTTTCTCGGTCGGCATCGAGCATGTTGACGATCTTATTGCCGATCTGCGGCAAGCGCTGGAAGCGGCGCGAACGGAGCTTGAGGCGGATAGCGCCCAGGCCGGCCAGTCGGTACATTAA
- a CDS encoding 5'-3' exonuclease H3TH domain-containing protein: MSTEARDRVMIVDGMALLFRAYYATAYGGYIRKTASGLPTNAVYGFLQYFFDAVAAFEPSHVVCCWDMGKSTFRTEKFDGYKSNRAEPPLELIPQFDLVKEVVAELGVPNVGIPGYEADDCIGTLASCFSEESEVRILTGDHDMLQLVSDRVSVIIMKKGRSNYMVYDPATLLEEKGLTSSQVIDLKGFMGDTSDNYPGVRGIGEKTALKLLAEYRTVEGVIENLHLLPKGVRTKIEADLDMLHLSRELAEIRCDVPLDCTLAECLWEVRREPAARKFKELEFGSLMYLISAPKEEEREDGIVEIELPEWQGSRSGAGSIKADPFA, encoded by the coding sequence ATGAGTACAGAAGCTAGAGACCGCGTGATGATTGTGGATGGCATGGCGCTCTTGTTCCGGGCTTACTACGCCACCGCCTACGGAGGCTATATCCGCAAGACGGCAAGCGGTCTGCCAACCAATGCCGTGTACGGCTTTTTACAGTATTTCTTCGACGCCGTCGCGGCCTTTGAGCCTTCCCACGTCGTATGCTGCTGGGATATGGGCAAGAGCACGTTCCGTACCGAAAAATTTGACGGCTACAAATCGAATCGCGCGGAGCCTCCGCTGGAGCTGATTCCGCAGTTCGATCTCGTTAAAGAGGTAGTCGCGGAGCTGGGCGTACCGAACGTGGGCATTCCGGGCTATGAGGCGGACGACTGCATCGGCACGCTGGCTTCCTGCTTCAGCGAGGAGTCTGAGGTGCGCATATTGACCGGAGACCACGATATGCTTCAATTGGTGAGCGACCGGGTCAGTGTCATTATTATGAAAAAAGGCCGGTCCAACTACATGGTGTACGATCCGGCAACTCTGCTGGAGGAGAAAGGACTGACCTCTTCCCAGGTCATCGACCTGAAAGGATTTATGGGCGATACAAGCGACAACTATCCCGGCGTCCGGGGAATCGGCGAGAAGACGGCGCTAAAGCTGCTGGCCGAATACCGGACCGTGGAGGGCGTAATTGAAAATCTGCACCTTCTGCCCAAGGGAGTGCGGACCAAGATCGAAGCCGATCTCGATATGCTGCACCTGTCTAGGGAGCTGGCGGAGATCCGCTGCGACGTCCCGCTGGACTGTACCCTGGCCGAGTGTCTATGGGAAGTGCGGCGGGAACCGGCGGCGCGAAAGTTCAAGGAACTGGAGTTCGGAAGCCTGATGTATCTCATATCGGCGCCAAAGGAAGAGGAGCGGGAAGACGGAATTGTGGAGATTGAGCTTCCCGAATGGCAGGGCAGCCGATCCGGAGCGGGCTCCATTAAGGCCGATCCGTTTGCATAA
- a CDS encoding arsenate reductase family protein, translating into MSQLIVYHYPKCGTCRNALKWLKEQGHDLELRHIVEQTPSVDELGELVAASGLPLKKFFNTSGEVYKRENLKEKLSNLSEREQLELLAGNGMLIKRPIVKLGGKVSVGFKEEDFRRIWGTE; encoded by the coding sequence ATGAGTCAATTGATCGTATATCATTATCCGAAATGCGGCACCTGCCGGAATGCGTTGAAATGGCTGAAAGAGCAGGGACATGACCTGGAGCTTCGCCATATCGTGGAGCAGACTCCGAGTGTTGATGAACTAGGTGAACTGGTCGCCGCAAGCGGACTTCCGCTCAAAAAGTTCTTCAATACGAGCGGCGAGGTCTACAAGCGGGAGAATCTGAAAGAGAAGCTGTCGAACCTCAGCGAGCGCGAACAGCTGGAGCTGCTGGCCGGGAACGGGATGCTGATCAAGCGCCCCATTGTCAAATTGGGAGGTAAGGTATCGGTTGGATTCAAGGAAGAGGATTTCCGCCGGATCTGGGGAACCGAATAA